The genomic region GCGCTTGATAACCATTCGGACAGCAGCATCCTGAACCGTCTTCAAGGTCGCATTACCCAGATTATCGAGGATAAAGACCCCGCTATGGCCTTGGTCTGGATGCAGGTCGGATCGGTAACGTTAATCGCTCGCATTACCCAACGCTCAGCGCATCATCTTGAATTGCAGAAAGGCGTTAAAGTGTGGGCACAAATAAAGTCCGTGGCTGTTGTTCGGTAGCCGCTAAATATCGGCCATCAAAATGACGCTGGATGCTTTGAAAAATGCGCACGCCGGATCGTCTTGTCGTAACCCCAGCTCATTCAGGCTGGTGTTGGTTATAACGGCGCTGACGGATTTCCCGCCACCTAAATCCAACGTTACATCAGAGTTAACTGCGCCTTGAGCAATGCGCGACACCGTGCCTGTTAATTTATTTCGTGCACTGGTGACAATATCCGTATCCGGACTGAGTAGCACCCAGGAGGCTTTCACTAACGCTATGACTTCGGCCCCCTGCTCCAAACCTAATTGACTGGCACTGTCATTGGTAATGATCGCAACTAGAGATTGCGTTTCGCTGATGCGGATGTCTACTTCTGAGTTAACGGCGCCGAAAGTGATTTTACTGACTTCACCGCGAAACTGATTTCTGGCACTGGTTTTCACAAAACCACTCCTGACAAAATTCGCTAAATCTTCTATTGAATGCAACTGTGCACCAATGCGTTGGATAAAGGCATCCAGCTCCGCCTGCACAGCAATGAACCCGGCGACAGTTTGCTTACCTAATGACGTTAAGGCAGTACCACCGCCCTGCGCACCGCCAACCGATCGCACCACAAGGGGCTGACCCGACATATTATTCATCGCATCGATTCTATCCCAGGCTGTTTTATAACTAATGCCGATTTGTTTAGCTGCCTTGGAAATAGAGCCGCATTCATGGATCGCCTGCAATAACAGAATCTGAGCATCTGCGAATGACTGTTGCTCTTCATTTAACAGCAATAACGTGCCATGTAATTTTGAAAGATTGCGGTTTGGCATGGACGAGGGGCACTCCCGGATCACTCTGATTGAAAAATAGAATGGGGAATTTTAGAGTGTTGCGCCCGAGTTGGCGAACGCCCTTGTCAAACTGGCAACCTGAAGCCGCCGTTTAACGTCGCAAGCGCATTCTTGATCTTGCGAGTGTCCGTATGCGTTGTTTACGCAGAATGCTGGGATGAGTGGTTTTACGAGGTGCCTGTGCTGGTTCGGTAGCAACAATAACAGTGGTGGGCTGAGCAGCTTCTAGTGACTGTTTCATGGGGCATCTACACTATTTTACCAAGGTGTATGGGCTTTGATAATTATAGCGAAGATTCCCCATTTTCAAGGCTGCCTTGTATACATTTAAATCATAAGCAGCTCAAACCAGAGGGGCATTTGAGGCTAAGGAACCCAATCCGCATTGACCCAATCGACCCAGGCAGGTCCCGCTGCATCCGGTTGAGGCGCCCGGTTTCCTACGTCTTCAACCCTAACGGAATCCAATTCTGCTTTTTTCAATGCCGCTTCCAGCTCCGCCTTGAACTCCACCTCTAGCATTTTGCCGTGTCTGTGAATCACCAGCAGCTCAGGCTTTATCTGTGCCAAGTGAGGCTTAATTCGTTCCATTACAGCGGAAACATCGGCCTTGCCGTCCATGACCACCAGCTCACCGAGGTTGATTCTGCCAGCTCTTTGTAAATGTTCCCGGATAATATGGGCATCCAACACAAGTTCCGGAACAAACAGTATTTCTTCATAGAAGTACCTGCGTCCATTGGGGCGCTGCACCAAATAAAAGGTGTGATAACGGCGACTACCGGCATCCTTGACCGACCACAGAAATTGGTTGCGGTCAGTGCCGTACAAAATCGGCTGCTCAAAAACAGAATTAGCCCAGGAAAAGCTATCACCGCAGTCCCGGCTTTGACATTCGAACAGGATCTCGTAACGGGGGCTTTCAAGGAACAATCGGACTTGCTGCTCAGCTTCTTCCAGCGGAACATCACTGGTAAGCTCCCATACGGTTGACGAAAACTGGCCTTGCAGGCGTTTATACTTAGCCGGGATATTTCGTCCCGCGACACGATCCAGCTTCACTCTCCCCAGGGGTAACATATAATGACGATCGGCCTGTTCTGCTTGTTTTACGACTTTCGTATCCTGAAAAATCACCTCGGTTGTTTGTGCAAACCCTTGCCAACTGGCCATAATTAACCCAAAACCTAGCAGTCCTATAAGGATTTTATTCATCGTCGTCTCATTAAATGTGGGAGTATAGAAGCTAACAAAGCACTAAACCCCTTTCAAGACAAAGACCTGTCTAATCTCAGACTAATAGCGACAATTTCTGATTGGGCGTACCATGAATTCACTTGAAGTGCTGTTATCTCAACAACCACTACCACATATTCTTAAACAGGAGACGTAAGCGTGGAGCGTTCTGTAACTAAACGGGTTCTAATCACCGGTGGGGCCAGCGGCCTGGGAAAATCACTAGCGACTTATTTCTTATCCCAGGGCCATCACGTCTGTATCGTTGACGTCAACGACGAACGAGGCAAACAGGCTCTCGAATCATTCAGCGCCACTGGCACTCAAGGTGAGGTGTTTTTCCAACGCTGTGACGTCACCAAAGCGGACGATCTGCAAGCAGCCGTAAATGCCGTAACTGACCGCTGGGGCGGCCTGGATGTCATGGTGAACAATGCCGGTGTCGCCGGTGGTGGTCCGTTCGACTGGGTTAGCAATGAAGATTGGCAATGGATAATGGACATCAATTTCTTCGGCGTACTGCGGGGGTGTCAGGCGGCGGTTCCGATAATGAAAGAACAGGGCAGCGGCCACATTGTCAACATCGCATCGATGGCTGGCTTGTTGAACCCTCCAGGAATGAGCAGTTATAACGTATCCAAGGCCGCCGTGGTTTCGTTGTCTGAAACCTTAGTCGCCGAATTGGAACCCTTCGGCATCGGCGTGACCTGCGTGTGCCCTTCCTTCTTTAAAACCAATCTGGGCGAGTCCATGCGATCCCCTGATGAATCCACTAGCGACAATCTAGCAAAGCTGATGGACAACTCTGACGAATTAAGCGCAGAGGATATCGCCAAAATGATTCACGATGCGGTTCAGAACAAGGGCTTTTTGCTAATGCCTCACGATAAAGCGCGTGCGGCATGGGAATATAAACAACAGGATCTTGACGGCCATCTGAAAATCCAACTGAAGCTGGCCCGCAGTGTCAAAGATCGGGCAAAACCCAAAAGTCGCCCTTAAACCAGGCAATCTGCAGCCGTTACTTTCGTTTTAACACAGTCAATTCATTGCGTTGTATAGTCGTGACTACACGTCCACTATATAATCTGTCCATATAAGTCGGGCGCCGTTAAAATAGGCGCTCGCAAAAAACCCGCTTTCTGTCGCTAACCCGCTGCATTTTGGCCGCGATTCTGCTTGAATTCGGCGTTAGCACCCTTTCAATTCGACTGTTTAAGGACATGGGTAACGCATGAAATTGACACTATCCGACTCAGACACCCAAACCATCCTCGCCAAATTGGCGACTTCCAATCAACTTCACAGCAGCCTTTATCCGGGTGATTCGTCAGACCGCCAACAGGTTCATACGGTCTATGGCGGTGCCAACCTGTTCAAAGCCGGTGCAGCCCAAAAGCTGGGTAGTTTAGCTGTCAAAGCGCTGAATACCTATGCAGGTGATTTTTGCTCCCTGGCCCGGATTCTTCAGCTCCACGGCTTTGAATCGTTACCACTGACCCATGCAGAAGCGGTTAAACTCGGGGAAGCGGTGGCAGCCAATCCAGCACAAATGAAAGAAGCCAATCCGGCTGCCTGGTTGGCCTATACGGTTTATGATCGGGTGATGAAGAAACTTGAACGAGAGCCAATCGAAGATAGCCGCATCGATTTTGAAGACGGCTACGGTAACCGACCAGACGATGAAGAAGACGCTGACGCGGTGCGTAGCGCTGAGCAAGTAGCCCAGGGCATGGAAGAAAAAACCCTGCCGCCCTTTATTGGTATTCGCATTAAAACCTTCACTGAAGAATGCCGTGCCCGTTCCGTGCGTACTCTTGATTTATTCCTTACGCGGTTGGCGGAATTGACCTCAAGTAAATTGCCGGATAATTTTATTATCACTCTGCCCAAGGTCACTCATCCTGAGCAGGTATCGGCGCTGGCCGATCTATTGGACATCATTGAAGAGAAATGCGGTTACGCAGCACAATCCATCAAACTGGAAATCATGATTGAGACCACGCAGGCGATCATTGACGCTGATGGCTCCAATCAGGTGCGGGTATTAGCGGCCGCCGCTCGTGGTCGTTGCCGTTCGGCGATCTTCGGAACCTACGATTACACGGCCACCTGCAATATTACCGCAGCTTACCAGACACACACCCACCCTGCTTCCGATTTTGCACGTCATGTTCTGCAGGTTTCTTGTGCGGGAACCGGCATCACGATCAGTGATGGTGCAACCACAGTCATGCCGATCGGTCCCCACAAAGGCGAACTTTCCACGCAACAACAGCTTGAAAACGCGGCTGTGGTGCATTCTGCATGGAAATTGCATTACGACAACATTATGCACTCTTTGCGTCATGCCTATTACCAGGGCTGGGATCTGAACCCAGCTCAGCTACCGATTCGCTACGCGGCGGTTTACAGCTTCTTTCTGCAAGGATTACCGGACGCATCGAAACGTCTGGAAGCCTTTATCGGAAAAGCAGCACAAGCTACGCTGGTTGGTAATACCTTTGACGATGCTGCAACAGGGCAAGGCTTACTGAACTTCTTCCTGCGTGGGATTGCCTGTGGCGCCATAACCGAGGAAGAAGCCGTGGCCACCGGTATCACAATGGATGAGCTTCGATCTCGATCCTTCGTGCACATTGTTTCCAACCGGGCACACGGTTAAGCACCCGCAATTCCTTTTCTATGGAGAACATAATGTCGTCAGCCATCGAACAAGCACGATCCTTAATTGATCTTGCTCAAACGTCGTTGAATTCCGCACTCAGCCACCTGAAGGCGGGTGCCTTGGATAACGGTCGTGTGTCTGGATCCAAGCTGGATGAGAAGCAATTGGCCTGTTATGAATTAGCTTACTGTGAAGCTGAAGTTACAGCGGCCAATGTCATGCTGGACTACAGCCAGAAAGTGCGGGCAGATAAGGGCGGAAGCGATGAATTGCGCATAGAAGAAGCCTTGGCCCTACAATACAGTGCAGAAACTTTGCAAAATACCCGCGCCCGCTTCAACACACGCCGTGGGGATTATGGGTTCAGCCGCGAACAACTGGCAAAAACGCTGGATAGCGATACGGTGGACGACTTCATTAATCTGTATCTGTCCACCGAAAAACTGGAAGCTGTCGGTAAAACGATATTGAACAATGAAGGTTACGTCGGCGAGTACATGCTCGACGATGAAAAAGCAATGATGCGGGATTCGTTCCGCGCCTTCGCTTCCGACGTAGTCATGCCCCTAGCAGAACACATTCACACCAAAGACCTGGATATCCCCGATGAAATACTCAAACCATTAGTTGAATTGGGCTGCTTTGGTCTGTCAATCCCCATGCAGTACGGTGGTATTCAGCCCGACGACAGCGAAGACAATCTAGGCATGATCGTGGTGACTGAGGAACTCTCTCGTGGCTCTCTCGGCGCAGCTGGCAGCTTAATCACCCGTCCTGAAATAATGGCCCGTGCGCTATTAAAAGGCGGCACTGAAGACCAGAAGCAATACTGGTTACCCAAATTAGCGCAGGCCGAGCCTCTCAATGCCGTTGCGGTAACGGAACCCAATTTCGGTTCGGACGTGGCGTCGATGAAGTTAAAAGCCACGCAGGTGGCAGGCGGCTGGGTACTGGATGGTGAAAAAACCTGGTGTACCTTTGCCGGTAAAGCCGGTGTGTTGCTGACTCTGGCACGCACCAACCCTGATATGAAGTCGGGTCATAAAGGATTGACGATGTTCTTGGTGGAAAAACCCACTTTTCCTGGTCATGCCTTTGCTCATGAGCAGGAGAACGGCGGCACCATCACTGGAAAAGCCATACCCACCATGGGCTATCGTGGCATGCACTCGTTCACCGTGTTTTTCGATAACTACTTTGTGCCGGATTCTCATGTTTTGGGCGGTAACGAAGGCATTGGCAAGGGCTTCTATTTCACCATGGCGGGCTTTGCCGGTGGCCGTATCCAAACCGCGGCCCGCGCAACCGGCGTTATGCAAGCCGCCTTTGAACGCGCACTTTCCTATTCAAAAGAACGGGTTGTGTTCGGCAAAGCGATTGGCGAATATCAGCTCACTCTTGTGAAAATTGCTCGAATGGCAATGCTACTGGCGGTGTCTCGGCAATTCACCTATCACGTGGCACGACTGATGGACGAAGGACAGGGCCAGATGGAAGCCAGCCTGGTGAAACTTGCCTCTTGCAAATCCTCAGAATGGTTATGCCGCGAAGCAATGCAAATCCATGGCGGT from Ketobacter sp. MCCC 1A13808 harbors:
- a CDS encoding TOBE domain-containing protein, with translation MPNRNLSKLHGTLLLLNEEQQSFADAQILLLQAIHECGSISKAAKQIGISYKTAWDRIDAMNNMSGQPLVVRSVGGAQGGGTALTSLGKQTVAGFIAVQAELDAFIQRIGAQLHSIEDLANFVRSGFVKTSARNQFRGEVSKITFGAVNSEVDIRISETQSLVAIITNDSASQLGLEQGAEVIALVKASWVLLSPDTDIVTSARNKLTGTVSRIAQGAVNSDVTLDLGGGKSVSAVITNTSLNELGLRQDDPACAFFKASSVILMADI
- a CDS encoding DUF4892 domain-containing protein, producing the protein MNKILIGLLGFGLIMASWQGFAQTTEVIFQDTKVVKQAEQADRHYMLPLGRVKLDRVAGRNIPAKYKRLQGQFSSTVWELTSDVPLEEAEQQVRLFLESPRYEILFECQSRDCGDSFSWANSVFEQPILYGTDRNQFLWSVKDAGSRRYHTFYLVQRPNGRRYFYEEILFVPELVLDAHIIREHLQRAGRINLGELVVMDGKADVSAVMERIKPHLAQIKPELLVIHRHGKMLEVEFKAELEAALKKAELDSVRVEDVGNRAPQPDAAGPAWVDWVNADWVP
- a CDS encoding SDR family oxidoreductase, encoding MERSVTKRVLITGGASGLGKSLATYFLSQGHHVCIVDVNDERGKQALESFSATGTQGEVFFQRCDVTKADDLQAAVNAVTDRWGGLDVMVNNAGVAGGGPFDWVSNEDWQWIMDINFFGVLRGCQAAVPIMKEQGSGHIVNIASMAGLLNPPGMSSYNVSKAAVVSLSETLVAELEPFGIGVTCVCPSFFKTNLGESMRSPDESTSDNLAKLMDNSDELSAEDIAKMIHDAVQNKGFLLMPHDKARAAWEYKQQDLDGHLKIQLKLARSVKDRAKPKSRP
- a CDS encoding DUF6986 family protein, with the translated sequence MKLTLSDSDTQTILAKLATSNQLHSSLYPGDSSDRQQVHTVYGGANLFKAGAAQKLGSLAVKALNTYAGDFCSLARILQLHGFESLPLTHAEAVKLGEAVAANPAQMKEANPAAWLAYTVYDRVMKKLEREPIEDSRIDFEDGYGNRPDDEEDADAVRSAEQVAQGMEEKTLPPFIGIRIKTFTEECRARSVRTLDLFLTRLAELTSSKLPDNFIITLPKVTHPEQVSALADLLDIIEEKCGYAAQSIKLEIMIETTQAIIDADGSNQVRVLAAAARGRCRSAIFGTYDYTATCNITAAYQTHTHPASDFARHVLQVSCAGTGITISDGATTVMPIGPHKGELSTQQQLENAAVVHSAWKLHYDNIMHSLRHAYYQGWDLNPAQLPIRYAAVYSFFLQGLPDASKRLEAFIGKAAQATLVGNTFDDAATGQGLLNFFLRGIACGAITEEEAVATGITMDELRSRSFVHIVSNRAHG
- a CDS encoding acyl-CoA dehydrogenase family protein, which gives rise to MSSAIEQARSLIDLAQTSLNSALSHLKAGALDNGRVSGSKLDEKQLACYELAYCEAEVTAANVMLDYSQKVRADKGGSDELRIEEALALQYSAETLQNTRARFNTRRGDYGFSREQLAKTLDSDTVDDFINLYLSTEKLEAVGKTILNNEGYVGEYMLDDEKAMMRDSFRAFASDVVMPLAEHIHTKDLDIPDEILKPLVELGCFGLSIPMQYGGIQPDDSEDNLGMIVVTEELSRGSLGAAGSLITRPEIMARALLKGGTEDQKQYWLPKLAQAEPLNAVAVTEPNFGSDVASMKLKATQVAGGWVLDGEKTWCTFAGKAGVLLTLARTNPDMKSGHKGLTMFLVEKPTFPGHAFAHEQENGGTITGKAIPTMGYRGMHSFTVFFDNYFVPDSHVLGGNEGIGKGFYFTMAGFAGGRIQTAARATGVMQAAFERALSYSKERVVFGKAIGEYQLTLVKIARMAMLLAVSRQFTYHVARLMDEGQGQMEASLVKLASCKSSEWLCREAMQIHGGMGYAEESPVSRYFIDSRVLSIFEGAEETLALKVIAKALIERAA